One window of Strix aluco isolate bStrAlu1 chromosome 24, bStrAlu1.hap1, whole genome shotgun sequence genomic DNA carries:
- the JUP gene encoding junction plakoglobin, with protein MEVMNMMEQPIKVTEWQQTYTYDSGIHSGVNTQVPSVSSKCLGDDDEVYGKQYTIKKTTTTSYCQGGGQGQSQAQADMEAQLAMTRAQRVRAAMYPETVEDRSLLITTQLEGQQTNVQRLAEPSQMLKSAIVHLINYQDDAELATRAIPELTKLLNDEDPVVVSKAAMIVNQLSKKEASRRALMQSPQIVAAVVRTMQSTSDLDTARCTTSILHNLSHHREGLLSIFKSGGIPALVRMLSSPVESVLFYAITTLHNLLLYQEGAKMAVRLADGLQKMVPLLNKNNPKFLAITTDCLQLLAYGNQESKLIILANGGPQALVQIMRSYNYEKLLWTTSRVLKVLSVCPSNKPAIVEAGGMQALGKHLTSSSPRLVQNCLWTLRNLSDVATKQEGLDGVLKILVNQLSSDDVNVLTCATGTLSNLTCNNSKNKTLVTQSNGVEALIHTILRAGDKEDITEPAVCALRHLTSRHPEAEMAQNSVRLNYGIPAIVKLLNQPNQWPLVKATIGLIRNLALCPANHAPLQEAAVIPRLVQLLVKAHQDAQRHVAAGTQQPYTDGVKMEEIVEGCTGALHILARDPMNRMEIFRLNTIPLFVQLLYSPVENIQRVAAGVLCELAQDKEAADAIDAEGASAPLMELLHSRNEGTATYAAAVLFRISEDKNPDYRKRVSVELTNSLFKHDPAAWEAAQSMIPINEPYSDELDPGYRPMYSGDIPLDPIDMHMDMDGDYPMDAYSDGVRAPFTDHMLA; from the exons aTGGAGGTGATGAACATGATGGAGCAGCCCATCAAGGTGACGGAGTGGCAGCAAACCTACACCTATGACTCGGGCATCCACTCCGGCGTCAACACCCAGGTGCCCTCGGTCAGCAGCAAGTGCCTCGGGGACGATGACGAGGTCTACGGGAAGCAGTACACCATCAAGAAGACGACCACCACGAGctactgccagggagggggccaGGGCCAGAGCCAAGCGCAAG CGGACATGGAGGCTCAGCTGGCCATGACCCGGGCCCAGCGCGTCCGGGCCGCCATGTACCCCGAGACGGTGGAGGACCGTTCCCTGCTCATCACCACCCAGCTGGAGGGGCAGCAGACCAACGTCCAGCGCCTGGCCGAGCCCTCGCAGATGCTGAAATCGGCCATCGTGCACCTCATCAACTACCAGGACGACGCCGAGCTGGCCACCCGCGCCATCCCGGAGCTCACCAAGCTGCTCAACGACGAGGACCCG GTGGTTGTCAGCAAAGCGGCCATGATCGTCAACCAGCTCTCCAAGAAGGAGGCGTCGCGCCGCGCCCTGATGCAGTCGCCCCAGATCGTGGCGGCCGTGGTCCGCACCATGCAGAGCACCAGCGACCTGGACACGGCGCGCTGCACCACCAGCATCCTGCACAACCTCTCGCACCACCGCGAGGGCCTGCTCTCCATCTTCAAGTCCGGCGGCATCCCAGCCCTCGTGAGGATGCTGAG CTCGCCGGTCGAGTCGGTCCTCTTCTACGCCATCACCACCCTGCACAACCTGCTGCTCTACCAGGAAGGGGCCAAGATGGCCGTGCGCCTGGCCGACGGCCTGCAGAAGATGGTTCCCCTGCTGAACAAGAACAACCCCAAGTTCCTGGCTATCACCACCGACTGCCTTCAGCTCCTCGCCTATGGGAACCAGGAGAGCAAG CTGATTATTTTGGCCAATGGAGGACCCCAGGCCCTGGTGCAGATCATGCGCAGCTACAACTACGAGAAGCTGCTCTGGACCACGAGCCGGGTGCTCAAGGTGCTGTCGGTGTGTCCCAGCAACAAGCCCGCTATCGTTGAGGCCG GCGGCATGCAGGCGTTGGGCAAGCACCTgaccagctccagccccaggctgGTCCAGAACTGCCTCTGGACCCTGCGGAACCTCTCTGACGTGGCTACCAAACAG GAGGGCCTGGACGGCGTCCTCAAGATTCTGGTGAACCAGCTGAGCTCCGACGATGTGAACGTGCTGACCTGTGCCACCGGCACCCTCTCCAACCTGACCTGCAACAACAGCAAGAACAAGACCCTGGTGACGCAGTCGAACGGGGTGGAGGCCCTGATCCACACCATCCTGCGGGCGGGTGACAAGGAGGACATCACCGAGCCGGCCGTCTGCGCCCTGCGGCACCTCACCAGCCGGCACCCCGAGGCCGAGATGGCGCAGAACTCGGTGCGGCTCAACTACGGCATCCCCGCTATCGTCAAGCTCCTCAACCAGCCCAACCAGTGGCCACTGGTCAAG gctacCATAGGCCTGATCCGCAACCTGGCCCTGTGCCCGGCCAACCATGCCCCGCTCCAGGAGGCCGCTGTCATCCCCCGCCTGGTCCAGCTCCTGGTCAAGGCTCACCAGGACGCGCAGCGGCACGTAGCAGCCGGCACACAGCAGCCCTACACG GACGGAGTGAAGATGGAAGAGATTGTGGAGGGATGCACGGGGGCACtgcacatcctggcgcgggaccCCATGAACCGCATGGAGATCTTCCGCCTCAACACCATCCCTCTCTTCGTGCAg CTCCTCTACTCGCCGGTGGAGAACATCCAGCGCGTGGCGGCCGGCGTGCTCTGCGAGCTGGCCCAGGACAAGGAGGCGGCAGATGCCATCGACGCGGAGGGGGCCTCGGCTCCGCTGATGGAGCTGCTGCACTCCAGGAACGAGGGGACGG ccACCTACGCGGCCGCCGTCCTCTTCCGAATCTCGGAGGACAAGAACCCCGACTACAGGAAGCGTGTCTCCGTGGAGCTCACCAACTCCCTCTTCAAGCACGACCCGGCAGCCTGGGAGGCG GCTCAGAGCATGATCCCCATCAATGAGCCCTACTCAGACG AGCTGGACCCCGGCTACCGCCCCATGTACTCGGGTGACATCCCCCTGGACCCCATCGACATGCACATGGACATGGACGGGGACTACCCCATGGACGCCTACAGCGACGGCGTCCGAGCGCCCTTCACTGACCACATGCTCGCCTaa